The following are from one region of the Melaminivora suipulveris genome:
- the accC gene encoding acetyl-CoA carboxylase biotin carboxylase subunit — translation MFKKILVANRGEIALRIQRACRELGVKAVMVYSEADRDAKYVKLADEAVCIGPAPSPLSYLNMPAIISAAEVTDAEAIHPGYGFLAENADFAERVEKSGFQFIGPTPESIRLMGDKVSAKQAMIRAGVPCVPGSDGELPDDPVQIRRIARGIGYPVIIKAAGGGGGRGMRVVHTEAALVNAVQMTKAEATAAFGNPAVYMEKFLQNPRHIEIQVMADKYKNAVYLGERDCSMQRRHQKVIEEAPAPGIPRKLIERIGERCVTACKKIGYRGAGTFEFLYENGEFYFIEMNTRVQVEHPVTEWITGVDIVRTQIMVAAGEKLPFTQRQIQLRGHAIECRINAEDPYKFTPSPGRITKWHAPGGPGVRVDSHAYTNYYVPPNYDSMIGKIIVHGDTREQALARMRTALLETVIEGINTNVPLHCELMVDANFVAGGTNIHYLEEWLAQRKR, via the coding sequence ATGTTTAAGAAAATCCTCGTTGCCAATCGCGGAGAGATTGCGCTACGCATCCAGCGCGCATGCCGCGAGCTGGGCGTCAAGGCCGTCATGGTCTATTCCGAGGCGGACCGGGACGCCAAGTACGTCAAGCTGGCCGACGAGGCGGTGTGCATCGGCCCGGCCCCCTCGCCGCTGTCGTACCTGAACATGCCGGCCATCATCTCCGCGGCCGAGGTGACGGATGCCGAGGCCATCCACCCCGGTTACGGTTTTCTGGCCGAGAACGCCGATTTTGCCGAGCGCGTGGAAAAGAGCGGTTTCCAGTTCATCGGCCCGACGCCGGAGTCCATCCGCCTGATGGGCGACAAGGTCTCGGCCAAGCAGGCCATGATCCGTGCCGGCGTGCCCTGCGTGCCGGGCTCGGACGGCGAGCTGCCCGACGATCCGGTGCAGATCCGGCGCATCGCGCGCGGCATCGGTTACCCCGTCATCATCAAGGCGGCAGGCGGCGGCGGCGGGCGCGGCATGCGCGTGGTGCATACCGAGGCCGCGCTGGTCAACGCGGTGCAGATGACCAAGGCCGAGGCCACGGCGGCCTTTGGCAACCCGGCCGTCTACATGGAGAAGTTCCTGCAGAACCCGCGCCACATCGAGATCCAGGTGATGGCCGACAAGTACAAGAACGCCGTCTACCTGGGCGAGCGCGACTGCTCCATGCAGCGGCGCCACCAGAAGGTGATCGAGGAGGCGCCGGCGCCGGGCATCCCGCGCAAGCTGATCGAGCGCATCGGCGAGCGCTGCGTCACCGCCTGCAAGAAGATCGGCTACCGCGGCGCGGGCACCTTCGAGTTCCTGTACGAGAACGGCGAGTTCTACTTCATCGAGATGAACACGCGCGTGCAGGTCGAGCACCCGGTGACCGAATGGATCACCGGCGTGGATATCGTGCGCACGCAGATCATGGTCGCCGCCGGCGAGAAGCTGCCCTTCACCCAGCGCCAGATCCAGCTGCGCGGCCACGCCATCGAGTGCCGCATCAACGCCGAGGACCCGTACAAGTTCACGCCGTCGCCAGGGCGCATCACCAAGTGGCACGCGCCGGGCGGCCCGGGTGTGCGCGTCGATTCGCACGCCTATACCAACTATTACGTGCCGCCCAACTACGACTCGATGATCGGCAAGATCATCGTGCACGGCGACACGCGCGAGCAGGCGCTGGCGCGCATGCGCACCGCGCTCCTGGAGACGGTGATCGAGGGCATCAACACCAACGTGCCGCTGCACTGCGAGCTGATGGTGGACGCCAACTTCGTCGCTGGCGGCACCAACATCCACTATCTGGAAGAGTGGCTGGCGCAGAGGAAGCGCTGA
- the prmA gene encoding 50S ribosomal protein L11 methyltransferase, translating into MFELTLLCPEERVDAVSEAFDALDALSVSVEDADAQTEAEQALFGEPGMPAPRQAWSSSRITALFATQAAAQEAASLLAAQDFFAGCEVAGIAFVAEQDWVRLTQSQFDPVRITPEFWIVPSWHEPPAGAVQTIRLDPGMAFGTGTHPTTRMCLRWIAQRGASGGQALGRVLDYGCGSGILAIGAAKFGGEPIDAVDIDPAAVQATGDNARANGVQLHAGLPEQAQGPYQTVLANILATPLKVLAPLLCAHVAPGGHLVLAGILERQAEELQQAYAPWLQLSVADSEDGWILMTAHR; encoded by the coding sequence ATGTTCGAGTTGACCCTGCTGTGCCCCGAGGAGCGCGTGGACGCGGTGAGCGAGGCCTTCGATGCGCTCGACGCCTTGAGCGTGTCGGTGGAGGACGCCGACGCGCAAACCGAGGCCGAGCAGGCCCTGTTCGGCGAACCCGGCATGCCGGCGCCGCGCCAGGCCTGGAGCAGCAGCCGCATCACCGCGCTGTTTGCCACCCAGGCGGCGGCGCAGGAGGCTGCCAGCCTGCTGGCGGCGCAGGACTTTTTTGCCGGCTGCGAGGTCGCCGGCATCGCGTTTGTCGCCGAGCAGGACTGGGTGCGCCTGACGCAGTCGCAGTTCGATCCGGTGCGGATCACGCCCGAGTTCTGGATCGTGCCCAGCTGGCACGAGCCGCCCGCCGGCGCGGTGCAGACCATTCGGCTGGACCCCGGCATGGCCTTTGGCACCGGCACGCACCCGACCACGCGCATGTGCCTGCGCTGGATCGCCCAGCGCGGCGCCAGCGGCGGGCAGGCGCTGGGGCGCGTGCTGGACTACGGCTGCGGCTCGGGCATCCTGGCCATCGGCGCGGCCAAGTTCGGCGGGGAGCCCATCGACGCGGTGGACATCGACCCCGCTGCCGTGCAGGCCACCGGGGACAACGCCCGAGCCAACGGCGTGCAACTGCACGCCGGCCTGCCCGAGCAGGCGCAGGGGCCGTACCAGACCGTGCTGGCCAACATCCTGGCCACGCCGCTCAAGGTGCTCGCGCCGCTCTTGTGCGCGCACGTGGCGCCGGGTGGGCATCTGGTGCTGGCCGGCATCCTGGAGCGCCAGGCCGAGGAGTTGCAGCAAGCCTACGCGCCCTGGCTGCAGCTGTCTGTGGCCGACAGCGAGGACGGCTGGATCCTGATGACGGCGCACCGCTGA
- a CDS encoding zinc-ribbon and DUF3426 domain-containing protein, with protein MSQTTRCPHCGTTFRVVPDQLRIGGGWVRCGQCKEVFDATEQLHTQAPPAPLLPDLLAQEPEPAAAVPMAQATPPQVRVWSSARVQDAIRPAPVEAPAVPPPALPPDVPAFLLAALQQDAAAERGEAIRPSSVGAEAAQMHPPEQEIEGPQPTAPVMAPEPVEREEPATALQVWDGPVLESASVPALETEPTPGPLPEPEPERVLDETEPQAARELVQEPLREPEPVAALPPQPAIEAAPAAPATPAFQPAPTSTAADDIEPEFVRAARRGAFWRHPAVRGLLTLLALALAGLLALQLALRHRDLLAARQPALRAVLQPLCQQLGCTLSAPRTLGAVVIDSSSFTSARSGTGRYELRFALKNTADHVVAMPMVELTLTDSDDQPLLRRVLDPGRELGAGPELAAGTTWSARSAVELADVQPVAGYRLLAFYP; from the coding sequence ATGAGCCAGACCACGCGCTGCCCGCACTGCGGCACCACCTTCCGCGTGGTGCCCGACCAGTTGCGCATCGGCGGGGGCTGGGTACGCTGCGGGCAGTGCAAGGAGGTCTTCGACGCCACCGAACAGCTGCATACGCAGGCGCCCCCCGCGCCGCTGCTGCCGGATCTGCTGGCGCAGGAGCCCGAGCCTGCCGCTGCTGTGCCGATGGCGCAGGCCACGCCGCCGCAGGTTCGTGTGTGGAGCAGTGCCCGAGTTCAGGATGCCATCCGGCCGGCCCCGGTTGAGGCACCGGCCGTGCCGCCGCCTGCCCTGCCGCCGGATGTGCCGGCTTTCCTGCTGGCTGCCCTCCAGCAGGATGCTGCGGCCGAGCGAGGAGAAGCCATCCGCCCGTCCAGCGTTGGCGCAGAGGCGGCGCAGATGCACCCGCCCGAGCAAGAGATAGAGGGGCCTCAGCCAACAGCACCGGTCATGGCGCCCGAGCCTGTGGAGCGGGAGGAGCCTGCGACCGCGTTGCAGGTGTGGGACGGGCCGGTCCTGGAAAGCGCGTCCGTGCCGGCGCTGGAGACAGAACCGACGCCCGGGCCGCTTCCTGAGCCCGAGCCGGAGCGCGTGCTGGATGAGACCGAGCCGCAGGCGGCTCGGGAGCTGGTACAGGAGCCGTTGCGCGAGCCGGAGCCCGTCGCCGCCTTGCCTCCTCAGCCCGCCATCGAAGCCGCGCCCGCCGCTCCCGCCACGCCAGCGTTCCAGCCAGCACCCACCAGCACGGCGGCAGACGATATCGAACCCGAGTTCGTGCGCGCCGCGCGCCGGGGCGCATTCTGGCGCCACCCGGCAGTGCGCGGCCTGTTGACGCTGCTGGCCCTGGCCCTGGCCGGTCTGCTGGCGCTGCAGCTGGCCCTGCGGCATAGGGATTTGCTGGCGGCGCGCCAGCCGGCCCTGCGCGCCGTATTGCAGCCGCTGTGCCAGCAACTGGGCTGCACGCTGTCGGCCCCGCGCACGCTGGGGGCGGTGGTCATCGACAGCTCGTCCTTCACCAGCGCGCGCTCCGGCACCGGGCGCTATGAACTGCGCTTCGCGCTGAAGAACACCGCCGACCACGTCGTGGCCATGCCCATGGTCGAGCTGACCCTGACCGACAGCGACGACCAGCCGCTGCTGCGCCGCGTGCTGGACCCTGGCCGCGAACTGGGCGCCGGCCCAGAACTCGCAGCGGGCACCACCTGGAGCGCGCGCTCTGCCGTGGAACTGGCGGACGTGCAGCCCGTTGCCGGCTATCGGCTGCTGGCCTTCTACCCCTGA
- a CDS encoding carbohydrate kinase family protein, with protein MAALICGSLAFDTIMTFEGRFAAQILPEQLHILNVSFLVPTLRRDFGGCAGNIAYSLKLLGGKPLPVAMLGSDGGEYLERLRQLGVDTRHVGQAGDAYTAQAMIMTDLDNNQITAFHPGAMMHAHRTRIEAGGADIGIIAPDGRTAMLEHAEQFAAAGIPFVFDPGQGLPMFGGEELRRFIDQADWVAVNDYEGKMLCERTGWSLAEISQRVRGLVVTLGGEGCDVWEQGACTRVAPVAPTEIVDPTGCGDAWRGGLLHGLERGWPLVRCAELGNRLGALKIARRGPQNYTLDFDPAQD; from the coding sequence ATGGCAGCACTCATTTGCGGCTCCCTGGCCTTTGACACCATCATGACCTTCGAGGGCCGCTTCGCCGCGCAAATCCTGCCCGAGCAACTGCACATCCTGAACGTGTCCTTCCTGGTGCCCACGCTGCGGCGCGACTTCGGCGGCTGCGCCGGCAACATCGCCTACAGCCTGAAGCTGCTGGGCGGCAAGCCGCTGCCGGTGGCCATGCTGGGCAGCGACGGCGGCGAATACCTAGAGCGCCTGCGCCAGCTGGGTGTCGACACACGTCATGTCGGCCAGGCGGGCGACGCCTACACCGCGCAGGCCATGATCATGACCGACCTGGACAACAACCAGATCACTGCCTTCCATCCTGGCGCCATGATGCACGCGCACCGCACGCGTATCGAGGCCGGTGGCGCGGACATCGGCATCATCGCCCCGGACGGGCGCACCGCCATGCTGGAGCACGCCGAGCAGTTCGCCGCCGCCGGCATCCCCTTCGTATTTGACCCCGGCCAGGGTCTGCCGATGTTTGGTGGCGAGGAATTGCGCCGCTTCATCGATCAGGCCGACTGGGTCGCCGTGAACGACTACGAAGGCAAGATGCTGTGCGAGCGCACCGGCTGGAGCCTGGCCGAGATCTCGCAGCGCGTGCGCGGCCTGGTGGTCACGCTGGGCGGCGAGGGCTGCGACGTATGGGAGCAGGGCGCGTGCACGCGCGTGGCGCCCGTGGCGCCGACCGAGATCGTGGACCCCACCGGCTGCGGCGACGCCTGGCGTGGTGGCCTGTTGCACGGCCTGGAGCGCGGCTGGCCGCTGGTGCGCTGCGCCGAGCTGGGCAACCGTCTGGGCGCGCTCAAGATCGCCCGGCGCGGGCCGCAGAACTACACGCTGGACTTTGACCCGGCCCAGGATTGA
- a CDS encoding ribonucleotide-diphosphate reductase subunit beta, which translates to MLTWDDEVKTSSQNFPQSGPHDGHLRQPHLQPAQADASPAAAPRTAAAAPKSRRVNAVDKRIINGQTDVNQLVPFKYKWAWEKYLATCANHWMPQEINMTRDIALWKDPNGLTEDERRIVRRNLGFFVTADSLAANNIVLGTYRHITAPECRQFLLRQAFEEAIHTHAYQYIVESLGLDEGEIFNAYNEVASIRDKDQFLIPFIDAIMDPGFQTGTPEADQTLLKSLIVFACLMEGLFFYVGFTQILALGRQNKMVGAAEQYQYILRDESMHCNFGIDLINQLKLENPHLWTSEFKDEITALFHQAVELEYRYAEDTMPRGVLGMNASMFKGYLRYIANRRATQIGLEALFPNEENPFPWMSEMIDLKKERNFFETRVIEYQTGGALSWD; encoded by the coding sequence ATGCTTACCTGGGACGACGAAGTCAAGACCTCCTCGCAAAATTTCCCGCAGAGCGGCCCGCACGACGGCCACCTGCGGCAGCCGCATCTGCAGCCCGCGCAGGCCGACGCGAGCCCCGCCGCCGCTCCCCGCACGGCCGCGGCGGCGCCGAAAAGCCGCCGCGTGAACGCCGTCGACAAGCGCATCATCAACGGCCAGACCGACGTCAACCAGCTCGTGCCCTTCAAGTACAAGTGGGCCTGGGAAAAGTATCTGGCCACCTGCGCCAACCACTGGATGCCGCAGGAGATCAACATGACGCGCGACATCGCGTTGTGGAAGGATCCGAACGGCCTGACCGAAGACGAGCGCCGCATCGTCCGGCGCAACCTGGGCTTCTTCGTCACCGCCGATTCGCTGGCAGCCAACAACATCGTGCTGGGCACCTACCGCCACATCACGGCGCCCGAATGCCGCCAGTTCCTGCTGCGCCAGGCCTTCGAGGAAGCCATCCACACGCACGCCTACCAGTACATCGTCGAGTCGCTGGGCCTGGATGAGGGCGAGATCTTCAACGCCTACAACGAGGTTGCCTCGATCCGCGACAAGGACCAGTTCCTGATCCCCTTCATCGACGCCATCATGGACCCTGGGTTCCAGACCGGCACGCCCGAGGCGGATCAAACGCTGCTCAAAAGCCTGATCGTCTTCGCCTGCCTGATGGAGGGGCTGTTCTTCTACGTCGGCTTCACGCAGATCCTGGCCCTGGGCCGGCAGAACAAGATGGTCGGCGCCGCCGAGCAGTACCAGTACATCCTGCGCGACGAGTCCATGCACTGCAACTTCGGCATCGACCTGATCAACCAGCTGAAGCTGGAAAACCCGCACCTGTGGACCAGCGAGTTCAAGGACGAGATCACCGCCCTGTTTCATCAGGCCGTCGAGCTGGAATACCGCTACGCCGAGGACACCATGCCGCGCGGCGTGCTGGGCATGAACGCGTCCATGTTCAAGGGCTACCTGCGCTACATCGCCAACCGCCGGGCCACGCAAATCGGCCTGGAGGCGCTGTTCCCCAACGAAGAAAACCCCTTTCCCTGGATGAGCGAGATGATCGATTTGAAGAAGGAACGCAACTTCTTCGAAACGCGCGTCATCGAGTACCAGACGGGCGGCGCGCTGTCCTGGGATTGA
- a CDS encoding ribonucleoside-diphosphate reductase subunit alpha: MHTLSPTPTAELAPARHSFPSAQGADTPAAAALAHYQIIRRNGAVVPCEPQKIAVAMMKAFLAVHGAQGAASASVREIVDELTQGVMRALMRSRPAGGTFHIEDVQDQVELGLMRGGHHEVARAYVLYRERRAQERARQKEQLMPQLPALFVHDGGQRVELDVLRLQALIESACAGLGADVRAAPIAAETLRNLYDGVPMEEVYKASILAARTLIEKDPGYTHATARLLLHTIVREVLGRDVAPTEMGTAYAGHFPLFVQQGVAHELLNPELLEFDLERLASALKPERDQQFDYLGLQTLYDRYFLHIAKTRIELPQSFFMRVAMGLALREDDRNARAIEFYELLSSFDFMSSTPTLFNSGTLRSQLSSCYLTTVPDHLEGIYESIKENALLSKFAGGLGNDWTRVRALGARIKGTNGESQGVVPFLKVVNDTAVAVNQGGKRKGAVCTYLESWHLDVEEFLELRKNTGDDRRRTHDMNTANWIPDLFMKRVLDKGPWTLFSPSDVPDLHDLYGQAFERAYVAYEAKADSGEIRLFKRIPAVDLWRKMLSMLFETGHPWITFKDPCNIRSPQQHVGVVHSSNLCTEITLNTSDSETAVCNLGSVNLARHLKGGQIDHDKLRATIRTAMRMLDNVIDINYYAVDKARDSNLRHRPVGLGLMGFQDALYELRIPYASEAAVQFADESMEAICYYAYSASTELARERGTYSSYEGSLWSKGVLPLDSLDLLARERGGHVEVDRSTRLDWDALRGAIAQHGMRNSNCMAIAPTATISNIVGVDASIEPSFGNLSVKSNLSGEFTVINQYLVRDLKRLGLWDDVMVMDLKHFKGSLAPIDRVPQDVKQLYATAFEVEPTWLVEAAARRQKWIDQAQSLNIYMAGASGKKLDETYKLAWLRGLKTTYYLRTQSATHVEMSTVNKRQLNAVPTDSEPATDVKFCAIDDPGCEACQ; the protein is encoded by the coding sequence ATGCACACCCTCTCCCCCACGCCCACTGCCGAGCTCGCGCCCGCCCGCCACTCTTTCCCTTCCGCCCAGGGGGCCGATACGCCCGCCGCCGCCGCTTTGGCCCACTACCAGATCATCCGGCGCAACGGCGCCGTCGTGCCCTGCGAGCCGCAGAAGATCGCCGTGGCCATGATGAAGGCCTTTCTGGCCGTGCATGGCGCGCAGGGCGCGGCATCGGCCAGCGTGCGCGAGATCGTCGACGAGCTGACGCAGGGCGTGATGCGCGCGCTGATGCGCTCGCGCCCGGCCGGCGGCACCTTCCACATCGAGGACGTGCAGGACCAGGTCGAGCTGGGCCTGATGCGCGGCGGCCACCACGAAGTCGCGCGCGCCTACGTGCTGTACCGCGAGCGCCGTGCGCAGGAGCGCGCCCGGCAAAAGGAGCAGTTGATGCCGCAGCTGCCGGCGCTGTTCGTGCACGACGGCGGCCAGCGCGTGGAGCTGGACGTGCTGCGCCTGCAGGCGCTGATCGAGTCGGCCTGCGCAGGATTGGGCGCCGACGTGCGGGCCGCGCCGATCGCCGCCGAGACGCTGCGCAACCTGTACGACGGCGTGCCCATGGAAGAGGTCTACAAGGCCTCGATCCTGGCCGCGCGCACTCTTATCGAGAAGGACCCAGGCTACACCCACGCCACGGCACGATTGCTGCTGCACACCATCGTGCGCGAGGTGCTGGGCCGCGACGTGGCGCCGACCGAGATGGGCACGGCCTATGCGGGGCACTTCCCGCTGTTCGTGCAGCAGGGCGTCGCGCATGAGCTGCTCAACCCCGAGTTGCTGGAGTTCGACCTGGAACGCCTGGCCAGCGCATTGAAGCCTGAACGCGACCAGCAGTTCGACTATCTTGGTCTGCAGACGCTGTACGACCGCTATTTCCTGCACATAGCCAAGACGCGCATCGAGCTGCCGCAGTCGTTCTTCATGCGCGTGGCCATGGGCCTGGCGCTGCGCGAGGATGATCGCAACGCGCGCGCCATCGAGTTCTACGAGCTGCTGTCGTCGTTCGACTTCATGAGCAGCACGCCCACGCTGTTCAACAGCGGCACGCTGCGCTCGCAGCTGTCCTCGTGCTATCTCACTACGGTGCCCGATCACCTGGAGGGCATCTACGAATCCATCAAGGAAAACGCCCTCTTGTCCAAGTTCGCCGGCGGCCTGGGCAACGACTGGACGCGCGTGCGCGCCCTGGGTGCGCGCATCAAGGGCACCAACGGCGAATCGCAGGGCGTGGTGCCGTTCCTGAAAGTCGTCAACGACACGGCCGTGGCGGTGAACCAGGGCGGCAAGCGAAAGGGCGCCGTGTGCACCTATCTGGAGAGCTGGCACCTGGACGTGGAGGAGTTCCTGGAGCTGCGCAAGAACACCGGCGACGACCGCCGGCGCACGCACGACATGAACACCGCCAACTGGATTCCCGACCTGTTCATGAAACGCGTGCTGGACAAGGGCCCGTGGACGCTGTTCTCGCCGTCGGACGTGCCCGACCTGCACGACCTGTACGGCCAGGCCTTCGAGCGCGCCTATGTCGCCTACGAGGCGAAGGCCGACAGCGGTGAGATCAGGCTCTTCAAGCGCATCCCGGCCGTCGACCTGTGGCGCAAGATGCTGTCGATGCTGTTCGAGACGGGCCACCCGTGGATCACCTTCAAGGACCCGTGCAACATCCGCAGCCCGCAGCAGCACGTGGGCGTGGTGCATTCGAGCAACCTGTGCACCGAGATCACGCTCAACACCAGCGACAGCGAGACGGCGGTGTGCAACCTGGGTTCGGTGAACTTGGCGCGGCACCTGAAGGGCGGGCAGATCGACCATGACAAGCTGCGCGCCACCATCCGCACCGCCATGCGCATGCTGGACAACGTCATCGACATCAACTACTACGCCGTGGACAAGGCGCGCGACTCCAATCTGCGCCACCGCCCGGTGGGTCTGGGGCTGATGGGATTTCAGGACGCGCTGTACGAACTGCGCATCCCGTATGCGAGCGAGGCGGCCGTGCAGTTCGCCGACGAGTCGATGGAAGCCATCTGCTACTACGCCTACTCGGCTTCGACCGAGCTGGCGCGCGAGCGCGGCACCTATTCGAGCTATGAGGGCTCGCTGTGGTCCAAGGGTGTCCTGCCGCTGGACTCGCTCGATCTGCTGGCGCGAGAGCGCGGCGGCCACGTCGAGGTGGACCGCAGCACGCGTCTGGACTGGGACGCCCTGCGCGGCGCAATAGCCCAGCACGGCATGCGCAACTCCAACTGCATGGCCATCGCGCCCACGGCGACGATCTCCAACATCGTCGGAGTCGACGCGTCCATCGAGCCTTCGTTCGGCAACCTGTCCGTGAAGTCCAACCTGTCGGGCGAGTTCACCGTCATCAACCAGTACCTGGTGCGCGACCTGAAGCGCCTGGGCCTGTGGGACGACGTGATGGTCATGGACCTGAAGCACTTCAAGGGCTCGCTGGCTCCCATCGACCGCGTGCCACAGGACGTCAAGCAGCTCTACGCCACGGCTTTCGAGGTCGAGCCCACGTGGCTGGTCGAAGCCGCGGCGCGCCGCCAAAAGTGGATCGACCAGGCACAGAGCCTGAACATCTACATGGCCGGCGCATCGGGCAAGAAGCTCGACGAGACCTACAAGCTGGCCTGGCTGCGCGGCCTGAAGACTACCTACTACCTGCGCACGCAAAGCGCCACGCATGTCGAGATGAGCACGGTGAACAAGCGCCAGCTCAACGCCGTGCCCACGGACAGCGAGCCGGCCACCGACGTGAAGTTCTGCGCCATCGACGACCCAGGCTGCGAGGCCTGCCAGTAA
- a CDS encoding BTAD domain-containing putative transcriptional regulator has protein sequence MSHAADTPSLDLATPQGLADAFLHHGVTLASIKGLDDDDLEALYAVAWARLAEGRAHDAVDDLLLLVTHDPWVPRFQFAYGLALQLLGQYEAAARHYAQALLMDATDAA, from the coding sequence ATGAGTCACGCAGCCGACACCCCCTCGCTCGACCTGGCCACCCCGCAAGGGCTGGCCGACGCGTTTTTGCACCATGGCGTGACCCTGGCCTCCATCAAGGGCCTGGACGACGATGACCTGGAAGCGCTCTACGCCGTTGCCTGGGCGCGCCTGGCCGAAGGGCGCGCGCACGATGCCGTGGACGACCTGTTGTTGCTGGTGACGCACGACCCCTGGGTGCCGCGTTTTCAGTTCGCCTACGGACTGGCATTGCAACTGCTGGGCCAATACGAAGCGGCGGCCCGGCACTATGCGCAGGCGCTGCTGATGGATGCGACCGACGCAGCCTGA
- the ampD gene encoding 1,6-anhydro-N-acetylmuramyl-L-alanine amidase AmpD has protein sequence MTRRSPEPQAPAAGWRGGWLRAARRLASPNHDARPAGAVVDLIVVHSISLPPGEYGGGQVRQLFTNRLDWDAHPYFAQIRGLRVSSHFFIERGGALWQFVSADQRAWHAGRSHYRGRSACNDDSLGIELEGLEGHDFEPAQYAALSTLCATLARRHPIAWIAGHEHIAPARKADPGAGFDWAQLSRALAGSGMALPPGVLFQKQ, from the coding sequence ATGACACGCCGGAGTCCTGAGCCGCAGGCGCCCGCTGCCGGCTGGCGCGGCGGCTGGCTGCGGGCGGCGCGGCGCCTGGCCTCGCCCAACCACGACGCCCGCCCCGCCGGCGCCGTCGTGGACCTGATCGTGGTGCACTCCATCAGCCTGCCGCCGGGCGAATACGGCGGCGGCCAGGTGCGGCAGCTGTTCACCAACCGGCTCGACTGGGACGCCCACCCCTACTTCGCACAGATCCGCGGGTTGCGCGTGTCCAGCCATTTCTTCATCGAGCGCGGCGGCGCGCTGTGGCAGTTCGTCAGCGCCGACCAGCGCGCCTGGCATGCCGGACGCTCGCACTACCGGGGCCGCAGCGCCTGCAACGACGATTCGCTCGGGATCGAACTGGAAGGGCTGGAGGGACACGATTTCGAGCCGGCGCAATATGCCGCGCTGAGCACGCTGTGCGCGACGCTGGCGCGCCGCCACCCCATTGCCTGGATTGCCGGGCACGAGCACATCGCCCCGGCGCGCAAGGCCGACCCCGGCGCCGGCTTCGACTGGGCGCAGCTGTCGCGCGCGCTGGCCGGATCGGGCATGGCGCTGCCGCCAGGCGTCCTATTTCAAAAACAATAG